The proteins below are encoded in one region of Tamandua tetradactyla isolate mTamTet1 chromosome 9, mTamTet1.pri, whole genome shotgun sequence:
- the LOC143645815 gene encoding mas-related G-protein coupled receptor member A-like, which translates to MAALPNPSVWPLANHTGLEAITTGSTLSPGNSTSSRTLAMIIFPITVVISLFGLSCNGTVLWLLGFRIKRNAFSVYILNLAGADFAFLFCQLFFAMIDISTNSFDIHLTTLHFKVEWHLYSTFPVAKLVAPIAFSSYTMGMSLLAAISTERCLSVLFPGWYRFRRPKHLSAVVCTLLWIKSLLVCTVTGNSCGFLFGGYRVQACYNATIISAVLILLLFSVMCVSSLTLLIRVQCLSQRHHLTKMYFVILLAVLVFLLCGLPFGMYWLLLYWWSETILKALNLPYYLIDILSCMNSSINPIIYFFVGSFRHWGKRESLRIVLQRALGDETEVNMEKEPSHTDTVELSA; encoded by the coding sequence ATGGCCGCCCTTCCCAATCCATCTGTCTGGCCACTAGCCAACCACACTGGACTGGAGGCAATAACCACAGGGTCAACACTCAGCCCTGGAAACTCTACCAGCAGCAGGACACTGGCCATGATCATATTTCCAATCACCGTCGTCATCAGTCTCTTTGGTTTGTCCTGCAACGGTACCGTCCTCTGGCTCCTTGGTTTCCGAATTAAGAGGAATGCTTTCTCCGTTTATATCCTCAACTTGGCAGGAGCAGATTTCGCCTTCCTGTTCTGCCAGCTCTTCTTTGCCATGATTGACATTTCAACAAATTCTTTTGACATCCACTTGACAACCCTTCATTTCAAGGTCGAATGGCATTTATATTCTACCTTTCCTGTAGCAAAGCTGGTTGCCCCAATAGCCTTTTCCTCCTACACCATGGGCATGAGCCTCCTGGCTGCCATCAGCACCGAGCGCTGCCTGTCCGTACTCTTCCCAGGCTGGTACCGGTTCCGCCGCCCCAAGCACCTGTCTGCTGTGGTGTGCACTCTGCTCTGGATCAAGTCCCTGTTGGTGTGCACTGTGACAGGAAACAGCTGCGGGTTTCTGTTTGGAGGCTACCGAGTGCAGGCATGCTACAACGCCACCATCATCAGTGCTGTGCTGATTCTCCTCTTGTTCTCTGTGATGTGTGTGTCCAGCTTGACTCTGCTCATCAGGGTCCAGTGTTTGTCACAGCGACATCACCTCACAAAGATGTACTTTGTAATCCTTCTCGCTGTCCTTGTGTTCCTTCTCTGTGGCCTCCCCTTTGGAATGTACTGGCTGCTTTTATACTGGTGGAGTGAAACTATACTCAAAGCTTTGAACCTTCCCTACTATCTCATTGACATTCTGTCTTGCATGAATAGCAGCATCAACCCcatcatttacttttttgttgGGAGCTTCAGACATTGGGGAAAGCGTGAGTCTCTCAGGATTGTTCTCCAGAGGGCTCTAGGGGATGAGACAGAGGTGAATATGGAAAAGGAGCCTTCTCACACAGATACAGTGGAGTTGTCTGCCTGA